From the genome of Haloterrigena sp. KLK7, one region includes:
- a CDS encoding twin-arginine translocation signal domain-containing protein, whose translation MTEKSSRRTFVKGVAATTSLAALGGQAAAQGQSGQGQGGQPTIEDIQSNVTANQAGQGLVVLQVGGVSLNALNANNVQLFFNDELIDISDVEILTADDDLVQIVVQDSLNDLIDIFGNTVNATVSILGGAVTESETLSLVQQ comes from the coding sequence ATGACAGAGAAATCCAGCCGACGTACGTTCGTAAAAGGTGTAGCAGCAACGACCAGTCTCGCCGCACTCGGCGGACAGGCTGCAGCACAAGGACAGAGTGGGCAAGGACAAGGCGGTCAGCCGACGATAGAGGACATTCAAAGCAATGTGACCGCTAATCAAGCAGGACAGGGACTCGTCGTTCTCCAGGTCGGCGGTGTCAGTCTGAACGCCCTCAATGCGAACAACGTCCAGCTCTTCTTCAACGATGAGTTGATCGATATCTCGGACGTCGAAATCCTTACCGCTGATGACGATCTCGTTCAGATCGTCGTTCAGGACAGTCTCAACGACCTCATCGATATCTTCGGTAATACGGTCAACGCTACCGTTTCGATCCTCGGCGGTGCAGTAACCGAATCGGAGACACTCTCCCTCGTACAGCAGTAA
- a CDS encoding SDR family oxidoreductase, whose product MRLEGKTAFITGAGSGLGREAAQLFAAEGATVVAADIDLESAEETIDRVEEAGQDGAAVELDVRDADAVHAAVDEAVEEFGLDIVVNNAGVSHGRAKIEEIDESERDRVIDVNVKGVWNGCHAAIPHFKEQGSGAIVNTASLAGVIGAPELGAYSLSKGAVVNFTRTVAAEVGPAGVRANAVCPGVTDTAMPRKNRTEEEWERAKEEMARYYPLKRLGRPEDIANAMLFLASDEADWITGQALVVDGGFSCS is encoded by the coding sequence ATGCGACTCGAAGGCAAGACAGCGTTTATCACAGGGGCAGGGTCCGGTCTCGGCCGAGAAGCAGCGCAATTGTTCGCCGCGGAGGGAGCGACGGTCGTCGCCGCCGATATCGACCTCGAGAGCGCCGAGGAGACGATCGACCGCGTCGAAGAAGCGGGTCAGGACGGGGCCGCCGTCGAACTGGACGTCCGCGACGCGGACGCGGTCCACGCGGCCGTCGACGAAGCGGTCGAGGAGTTCGGCCTCGATATCGTGGTGAACAACGCGGGCGTCAGCCACGGGCGCGCGAAGATCGAGGAGATCGACGAGAGCGAGCGCGACCGCGTCATCGACGTCAACGTGAAGGGCGTCTGGAACGGCTGTCACGCCGCGATTCCGCACTTCAAGGAGCAGGGGTCGGGCGCGATCGTTAACACCGCGTCGCTGGCGGGCGTCATCGGCGCGCCGGAACTGGGCGCCTACTCGCTGTCGAAGGGCGCGGTCGTTAACTTCACGCGAACGGTCGCGGCGGAGGTCGGCCCGGCCGGCGTCCGGGCGAACGCGGTCTGTCCGGGCGTGACGGACACGGCGATGCCCCGGAAGAACCGCACCGAGGAGGAGTGGGAACGGGCCAAAGAGGAGATGGCCCGGTACTATCCGCTCAAACGACTCGGAAGGCCCGAGGACATCGCCAACGCCATGCTGTTCCTCGCGAGCGACGAGGCCGACTGGATCACCGGTCAGGCGCTGGTCGTCGACGGCGGCTTCTCCTGTTCGTAA
- a CDS encoding nucleoside deaminase has product MATDESFVRQAIDLAGSAVERGNTPFGSLLVVDDEVVRTAENTTLTDDDVAAHPEFKLARWAASELEPAERERCTMYTSTEPCPMCASAIVYAGLGRVVYSVSVESLAERRDDGVIEIPCEEVVDRADAETTVEGPFLENEGLAVHDEYW; this is encoded by the coding sequence ATGGCCACCGATGAGTCCTTCGTGCGGCAGGCGATCGACCTCGCCGGATCGGCAGTCGAACGCGGGAACACCCCGTTCGGTTCGCTGCTCGTCGTCGACGACGAGGTCGTTCGAACCGCGGAGAACACCACGCTCACCGACGACGACGTCGCCGCCCATCCCGAGTTCAAACTGGCTCGGTGGGCCGCGAGCGAACTCGAGCCGGCCGAGCGCGAGCGATGTACGATGTACACCAGCACCGAGCCGTGCCCGATGTGTGCGAGCGCGATCGTCTACGCGGGGCTCGGACGGGTCGTCTACAGCGTCTCCGTCGAGTCGCTCGCGGAACGCAGGGACGACGGCGTGATCGAGATCCCCTGCGAGGAGGTCGTCGACCGGGCGGACGCCGAGACGACCGTCGAGGGTCCGTTCCTCGAGAACGAGGGACTCGCGGTCCACGACGAGTACTGGTAG
- the cofG gene encoding 7,8-didemethyl-8-hydroxy-5-deazariboflavin synthase subunit CofG, whose amino-acid sequence MFPGASEYGVDIAVDDAAVDDLLEVTPADVGAPPALTFSRNVFVPLTTACRYTCTYCTYFDPPGQASLLSLEEVREICRQGADAGCTEALFTFGDDPDDRYTEIHAQLAEWGHDSIHTYLREACEVALEEGLLPHANPGDQTREQMAEVADVNASMGVMLESTAEVGAHAGPRTKEPGQRLRTIENAGKLDVAFTTGILVGIGETWRDRAESLLAIREMHDRYDHIQEVIVQPVVENERWSAGSPALETMRRVTAMARAALPEEVSVQVPPNLAPAADLIDCGVDDLGGVSPVTDDHINPDYKWPALRELEEIAASAELPLGERLPVYERFLPEELRTDGFDGVAADGTAGAAGERDPATDREWLSPTIREALAADDGAGKRYRAVLRNAAAATR is encoded by the coding sequence ATGTTCCCCGGGGCGAGCGAGTACGGCGTCGACATCGCGGTCGACGACGCGGCGGTCGACGACCTCCTCGAGGTCACGCCCGCCGACGTCGGCGCGCCGCCCGCGCTGACCTTCTCGCGAAACGTCTTCGTGCCGCTGACGACGGCCTGTCGCTACACCTGTACCTACTGCACGTACTTCGATCCGCCCGGACAGGCCTCACTGCTCTCGCTCGAGGAAGTCCGCGAGATCTGCCGACAGGGGGCCGACGCGGGCTGTACGGAAGCGCTGTTCACCTTCGGCGACGACCCCGACGACCGCTACACCGAGATCCACGCGCAACTCGCGGAGTGGGGCCACGACTCGATCCACACCTACCTGCGCGAGGCCTGCGAGGTCGCCCTCGAGGAGGGGCTGCTCCCCCACGCCAACCCGGGCGACCAGACGCGCGAGCAGATGGCCGAAGTGGCGGACGTCAACGCCAGCATGGGCGTGATGCTCGAGTCGACCGCCGAGGTCGGCGCCCACGCCGGCCCGCGGACGAAGGAACCGGGCCAGCGCCTGCGAACGATCGAGAACGCCGGGAAACTCGACGTCGCCTTCACCACCGGAATCCTCGTGGGGATCGGCGAGACGTGGCGCGACCGAGCCGAGAGCCTGCTCGCGATCCGCGAGATGCACGACCGCTACGACCACATCCAGGAGGTGATCGTCCAGCCCGTCGTCGAAAACGAGCGCTGGTCGGCTGGATCGCCCGCCCTCGAGACGATGCGCCGGGTGACGGCGATGGCCCGCGCCGCCTTACCCGAGGAGGTGTCGGTGCAGGTGCCACCGAACCTCGCCCCCGCCGCGGACCTGATCGACTGCGGCGTCGACGACCTGGGCGGCGTCTCGCCGGTCACCGACGACCACATCAACCCCGACTACAAGTGGCCCGCGCTGCGCGAACTCGAGGAGATCGCCGCGTCCGCGGAGCTACCGCTGGGCGAGCGGCTCCCGGTCTACGAGCGGTTCCTGCCCGAGGAGCTGCGCACCGACGGGTTCGACGGCGTGGCCGCCGACGGGACCGCCGGCGCCGCGGGCGAACGGGATCCGGCCACCGACCGCGAGTGGCTCTCGCCGACGATCCGCGAGGCGCTCGCGGCCGACGACGGGGCCGGGAAGCGGTATCGCGCGGTGCTCCGAAACGCGGCGGCGGCGACGCGCTGA
- the cofC gene encoding 2-phospho-L-lactate guanylyltransferase, which produces MQVVVPFAATEPKTRLADVLTPAERTSFARAMLADVLTAVVEAGHEPTVLATAPLDLETLELAADVRAAVSVAVDERSLTEAVNARLPERGDGTDPDPVAVVMADLALTTADALESLCSAGGDIAVAPGRGGGTNALVVAHPDFRVDYHGASYLDHCEIARDVGATLETVDSFRLGTDVDEPADLVEVLVHGTETDRAPARLREFGFELERTDGRVTVARLEESRPE; this is translated from the coding sequence ATGCAGGTCGTCGTCCCGTTCGCCGCGACGGAGCCGAAGACCCGGCTCGCCGACGTCCTCACGCCCGCGGAGCGGACGTCGTTCGCACGCGCGATGCTCGCGGACGTCCTGACCGCGGTCGTCGAGGCGGGCCACGAGCCGACGGTCCTCGCGACGGCGCCGCTCGATCTCGAGACGCTCGAACTCGCGGCCGACGTCCGCGCCGCGGTCTCGGTCGCGGTCGACGAGCGGTCGCTCACCGAAGCGGTCAACGCGCGGCTGCCCGAGCGCGGCGACGGCACCGATCCCGACCCCGTGGCCGTCGTCATGGCCGATCTCGCGCTGACGACCGCCGACGCGCTCGAGTCGCTGTGTTCCGCCGGGGGCGATATCGCGGTCGCACCGGGTCGGGGCGGCGGGACGAACGCGCTCGTCGTCGCCCACCCGGACTTTCGGGTCGACTACCACGGTGCCTCCTATCTCGATCACTGCGAGATCGCCCGCGACGTCGGCGCGACCCTCGAGACGGTCGATTCGTTCCGGCTGGGGACCGACGTCGACGAACCCGCGGATCTCGTCGAAGTGCTCGTCCACGGAACCGAGACCGACCGCGCGCCCGCCCGGCTTCGCGAGTTCGGGTTCGAACTCGAGCGAACGGACGGCCGCGTGACCGTCGCGCGACTCGAGGAGTCGCGACCGGAGTAG
- a CDS encoding tubulin/FtsZ family protein, translating into MKLAMIGFGQAGGKIVDRFLDYDDRTGSGIVRAAIAVNSAKADLMGLKNIPQENRVLIGQARVKGHGVGADNELGAEVAEEDIDEVQNAIDAIPTHEVDAFLVVAGMGGGTGSGGAPVLAKHLKRIYTIPVYGLGVLPGTDEGGIYTLNAARSFQTFVREVDNLMVFDNDSWRQTGESVEGGYEQINEEIVRRFGILFGAGEVGDGQEVAESVVDSSEIINTLSGGGVSTVGFASEEVDLNTGGGLLSRFTGDAGGDDELDAANTTNRITSLVRKAALGRLTLPCEIEGTERALLVLAGPSEYLNRKGIERGRKWLEEETGSMEVRGGDYPREEPEVAAAILLSGVTNVPRIKRLQQVAIEAQDNIDDIQQESEENLEELVEDDEDELEPLF; encoded by the coding sequence ATGAAGTTGGCGATGATCGGATTCGGACAGGCCGGTGGCAAGATCGTCGATCGATTCCTCGATTACGACGATCGGACGGGTAGCGGAATCGTCCGTGCGGCGATTGCCGTGAACTCCGCGAAAGCGGACCTCATGGGTCTGAAGAATATACCACAGGAGAATCGAGTACTCATCGGCCAGGCCCGGGTGAAGGGCCACGGCGTGGGTGCAGACAACGAGCTCGGCGCGGAAGTCGCCGAGGAAGACATCGACGAGGTGCAAAACGCCATCGACGCGATTCCGACCCACGAGGTCGACGCGTTTCTGGTCGTCGCCGGGATGGGCGGCGGGACCGGGTCCGGCGGTGCGCCGGTCCTCGCGAAGCACCTCAAGCGGATCTACACGATCCCCGTCTACGGGCTCGGCGTCCTGCCGGGCACGGACGAGGGCGGGATCTACACGCTCAACGCGGCCCGTTCGTTCCAGACGTTCGTCCGCGAGGTTGACAACCTCATGGTCTTCGACAACGACTCGTGGCGGCAGACCGGCGAGTCCGTCGAAGGCGGCTACGAGCAGATCAACGAGGAGATCGTCCGTCGCTTCGGCATCCTCTTCGGCGCCGGCGAGGTCGGTGACGGCCAGGAGGTGGCGGAGAGCGTCGTCGACTCCTCCGAGATCATCAACACGCTCTCGGGCGGTGGCGTCTCCACGGTCGGCTTCGCCAGCGAGGAGGTCGACCTGAACACCGGCGGCGGTCTGCTCTCCCGGTTTACCGGCGACGCCGGCGGCGACGACGAGCTGGACGCCGCGAACACGACCAACCGCATCACGAGTCTCGTTCGTAAGGCCGCGCTCGGACGCCTGACCCTCCCGTGTGAGATCGAAGGCACCGAGCGCGCGCTGCTCGTGCTCGCCGGCCCCTCGGAGTACTTAAACCGGAAAGGCATCGAACGCGGGCGGAAGTGGCTCGAGGAGGAAACGGGCAGCATGGAAGTCCGCGGCGGCGACTACCCGCGCGAGGAGCCGGAGGTCGCCGCGGCGATCCTGCTCTCGGGCGTGACGAACGTCCCGCGGATCAAGCGCCTCCAGCAGGTCGCCATCGAGGCACAGGACAACATCGACGACATCCAGCAGGAGAGCGAGGAGAACCTCGAAGAACTCGTCGAAGACGACGAGGACGAACTCGAGCCGCTGTTCTAG
- a CDS encoding complex I NDUFA9 subunit family protein — MKILVAGGTGFIGTNLCTELHDRGHEVTALSRDPSDADLPADVERAAGDVSAYDSIAETVAGHDAVVNLVSLSPLYKPPDEDAHETVHLGGTANLVRAAEDGDVDRFVQMSALGADPDADTEFLRTKGEAEAVVRDSRLAWTIVRPSVVFGDGAEFLEFTKQLTTPYVTGLPGGGKTRFQPIWVGDLVPMLADALEDGTHVGETYEIAGPQIVTLADATELAYAAEGKSVSIVSIPMSLAKFGLSAIDPLPFVPLGADQARSLEMNNTVVTNDASAFGVSEDELTTLGSYLGVGATGRRGASRPSP, encoded by the coding sequence ATGAAGATCCTCGTCGCCGGCGGTACCGGTTTCATCGGCACGAACCTCTGTACGGAACTCCACGACCGTGGCCACGAGGTGACGGCGCTGTCCCGCGATCCCAGCGACGCCGACCTTCCCGCAGACGTCGAGCGAGCCGCGGGCGACGTCAGCGCCTACGACTCGATCGCCGAGACGGTCGCGGGCCACGACGCCGTCGTCAACCTCGTCTCGCTCTCGCCGCTGTACAAACCCCCCGACGAGGATGCCCATGAGACGGTCCACCTCGGGGGCACGGCGAACCTCGTCCGGGCGGCCGAAGACGGCGACGTCGATCGGTTCGTCCAGATGAGCGCCCTCGGGGCGGACCCGGACGCCGACACCGAGTTTCTCCGTACCAAAGGCGAGGCCGAGGCCGTCGTCAGGGACTCGCGGCTCGCGTGGACGATCGTCCGCCCCTCCGTGGTCTTCGGCGACGGCGCCGAGTTCCTCGAGTTCACGAAACAGCTGACGACGCCGTACGTGACGGGGCTTCCCGGCGGCGGGAAGACGCGGTTCCAGCCGATCTGGGTCGGCGATCTGGTCCCGATGCTCGCCGACGCCCTCGAGGACGGCACCCACGTCGGCGAGACCTACGAGATCGCGGGGCCACAGATCGTCACGCTCGCGGACGCGACCGAACTGGCCTACGCGGCCGAGGGGAAGTCCGTCTCCATCGTCTCGATTCCGATGTCGCTGGCGAAATTCGGGCTGTCGGCTATCGATCCACTACCGTTCGTTCCGCTGGGCGCGGATCAGGCGCGGTCGCTCGAGATGAACAACACCGTCGTCACCAACGACGCGTCGGCGTTCGGCGTCTCCGAGGACGAACTGACGACGCTCGGTTCGTATCTCGGCGTCGGCGCGACCGGGCGACGGGGGGCGTCTCGACCGTCACCGTGA
- the tmk gene encoding dTMP kinase, which translates to MLVTLEGLDGSGKTTVWEALQGRYPDAVFTREPTNDSWYGDAVYRSIGDDDADSLAELFLYTADHADHLSRVIEPALERGDLVISDRYSDSRFAYQGATLETYDRLSVDDPLEYVIDVHDPFTIPPDLTIYLDVDPQTAAERAGATNKFERADYLESVRENYERLLERDPDRFVRVDATQAPDAVLEAVSGALESALEGSGLESA; encoded by the coding sequence ATGCTGGTCACGCTCGAGGGACTGGACGGAAGCGGCAAGACGACGGTCTGGGAGGCCCTACAAGGTCGCTATCCGGACGCGGTCTTCACGCGGGAGCCCACGAACGACTCCTGGTACGGCGACGCGGTCTACCGCTCGATCGGCGACGACGACGCCGACTCGCTGGCGGAACTGTTCCTCTACACGGCCGACCACGCCGACCACCTCTCGCGGGTGATCGAACCCGCCCTCGAGCGGGGCGACCTCGTGATCTCCGATCGCTACTCGGACTCCCGGTTCGCCTATCAGGGCGCGACCCTCGAGACGTACGACCGCCTCTCGGTGGACGACCCGCTCGAGTACGTGATCGACGTCCACGACCCCTTCACGATCCCGCCGGACCTGACGATTTACCTCGACGTCGACCCCCAGACCGCCGCCGAGCGCGCGGGCGCGACGAACAAGTTCGAGCGGGCCGACTACCTCGAGTCGGTCCGCGAGAACTACGAGCGACTCCTCGAGCGCGACCCCGACCGGTTCGTCCGCGTCGACGCGACGCAGGCACCGGACGCGGTGCTCGAGGCGGTGTCGGGGGCTCTCGAGTCGGCGCTTGAGGGGTCCGGCCTCGAGTCGGCCTGA
- a CDS encoding phosphotransferase family protein, translating to MNENNTTDEDITAGLTYAFPEREIEAVRPAGLSWNDLNETVRVEFADGRSAFLKVARDDDGSRITRECAVIDYVDTCCDVDVPTVVASDATSEPPYLATAPMCERTLASQWEELSRTERTTVLRQVGGAIAEVHSQKFDHHGHIVDGDADGFVVDTGSWTTILVERIEMMRELASADRFEHYFDEVVEAVNTNHERLDLAPATLVHGDPAMPNICRSETTFGFIDWEIAHIGDPARELHKAQKRLLESVDRGDDEQLVRALHEGYRQRAGSLPAGLDDRAPIYDAVLFLGTAGYFDKVVDSSDDSPEEVARWIETEMTERLTAIQ from the coding sequence ATGAACGAAAATAATACGACAGACGAAGATATCACGGCAGGTCTCACCTATGCGTTCCCCGAGCGAGAGATCGAGGCGGTGCGTCCCGCGGGACTGTCTTGGAACGACCTAAACGAGACAGTTCGTGTCGAGTTCGCCGACGGTCGATCGGCGTTTCTAAAGGTCGCCAGAGATGACGATGGGTCCAGAATCACCCGGGAGTGTGCCGTTATCGACTACGTCGACACATGCTGTGACGTGGACGTGCCAACGGTGGTTGCAAGCGATGCGACCAGTGAACCGCCGTATCTCGCTACAGCACCGATGTGTGAGCGGACTCTCGCATCTCAATGGGAAGAATTGAGCAGGACTGAACGGACAACTGTCCTGCGACAAGTTGGGGGTGCCATCGCTGAGGTACACTCCCAAAAATTCGATCACCACGGGCACATCGTAGATGGTGATGCAGACGGATTTGTGGTAGACACCGGATCGTGGACCACCATCCTCGTCGAACGAATCGAGATGATGCGAGAATTAGCGTCGGCAGATCGCTTCGAACATTACTTCGACGAAGTGGTCGAGGCCGTCAACACAAATCACGAACGTCTCGACCTCGCACCAGCGACTCTCGTTCACGGCGATCCGGCGATGCCAAACATCTGTCGAAGCGAAACGACGTTCGGTTTCATCGATTGGGAAATTGCGCATATTGGCGATCCCGCCAGGGAGCTTCATAAAGCACAAAAGCGGTTACTCGAATCGGTGGATCGTGGAGACGACGAGCAACTCGTACGCGCACTTCACGAAGGGTACCGACAACGCGCGGGTTCCTTGCCAGCCGGCCTCGATGATCGTGCACCGATCTACGATGCAGTTCTGTTCCTCGGGACGGCTGGATACTTCGACAAAGTCGTCGACTCCTCCGACGACTCACCCGAGGAAGTTGCGAGGTGGATTGAGACAGAGATGACTGAACGACTTACAGCAATTCAATAG
- a CDS encoding FkbM family methyltransferase: MEYGDYVELNRVGSESSLITELCSRASSDDVFFDIGANLGVVSAAVATHTGATVHSFEPNESTAAKCWETLRRNGVEPSVFEVALSDENGTGRLEAPWEHGQTAVSDDGSIEATLRRGDDFVDDADLPTPTLVKIDVEGHEAAVLNGLKRTLSKQQCRTIFCEVHDERGIEVEEVSSPLRRYGFSVTEFETRKYTTMLVAEK; this comes from the coding sequence ATGGAGTATGGCGACTACGTAGAGTTGAACCGGGTCGGATCGGAATCGAGCCTGATCACCGAGCTGTGTTCACGCGCCAGCTCGGACGATGTCTTCTTCGACATCGGGGCGAACCTCGGGGTGGTCTCCGCCGCGGTCGCCACGCACACCGGGGCGACGGTCCACTCGTTCGAACCGAACGAATCGACGGCAGCGAAGTGTTGGGAAACGTTGCGACGCAACGGGGTCGAGCCGTCAGTATTCGAAGTCGCTCTGTCGGACGAAAACGGCACCGGACGCCTCGAAGCACCGTGGGAACATGGGCAAACCGCTGTGTCGGATGACGGTAGTATCGAGGCCACTCTCCGACGGGGGGACGATTTCGTCGACGACGCCGACCTCCCCACTCCCACTCTCGTCAAGATCGACGTCGAGGGACACGAAGCGGCAGTGTTGAACGGACTCAAACGCACACTGTCCAAACAGCAGTGTCGGACGATCTTCTGCGAGGTACACGACGAGCGCGGTATTGAGGTAGAGGAGGTATCTTCGCCACTCAGGCGCTATGGGTTCTCGGTGACGGAGTTTGAGACGAGAAAGTACACAACGATGCTCGTCGCCGAAAAATAG
- a CDS encoding SLC13 family permease has translation MIVVFGIILLALVLFVTEWLPIDVTAILVMVLLMVLGTDGVVNFTQISTAEGTSGFSNSATITVLAMLILSSGISRTGVVQIVGRKMSAFAGEDLDKQLLATIGVSGPISGFINNTPVVAILVPVVSDIAHKGKTSPSKLLIPLSYASMFGGMLTLIGTSTNILASDVSARLLDHPFSMFEFTQLGIIVLIVGSIYLMTVGHRLLPERVPVEEDYVQEYAIEEYLTEVVVDDDSPIVGTTVEDAIDHVEFDADILQVVRDGEEFIEPIGQKTIREGDVLRLRADRNTVRQFVDQETLSLVGNPQTVDDLEPDEVPERTLVEIVVPRGSFLVGESLASSTFRQRYDATVLAFRSRGETVRDHMDERRIRVGDTLLVQAAPDSIDRLSQNDDFIVAHEPEEPDYRSEKIPHAVAIMAGVVGFVAVPWGAVGAALAGATGVAAFEAMSALSLPIMVTALAGVVAMVATGVLKPTEIYDAVEWDVIFLLAGIIPLGMALEQTGGADLLGSLVAATGAYLPVIGVLWVFYLATGLITGVISNNASVVLMLPVAVETASQIGANAFAFVLAVTFAASTAFLTPVGYQTNLFVYGPGGYKFMDFVRVGAPLQLLLSVVTVLGIAFFWGL, from the coding sequence ATGATCGTCGTGTTCGGGATCATCCTGCTCGCGCTCGTGCTCTTCGTCACCGAGTGGCTGCCGATCGACGTGACCGCGATCCTCGTTATGGTGCTGTTGATGGTGCTCGGCACCGACGGCGTGGTGAACTTCACGCAGATCTCGACCGCGGAAGGGACCTCCGGCTTCTCGAACTCGGCGACGATCACCGTGCTGGCGATGCTGATCCTCAGTTCGGGGATCAGCCGAACGGGCGTCGTCCAGATCGTCGGCCGGAAGATGTCCGCGTTCGCGGGCGAGGACCTCGACAAACAACTGCTCGCGACGATCGGCGTCAGCGGTCCGATCTCCGGGTTCATCAACAACACGCCGGTCGTCGCCATCCTCGTCCCCGTCGTCTCGGACATCGCTCACAAGGGGAAGACGTCGCCCTCGAAGCTCCTGATCCCCCTCTCCTACGCCTCGATGTTCGGCGGGATGCTCACCCTCATCGGCACCTCGACCAACATCCTCGCGAGCGACGTCTCCGCGCGGCTGCTCGACCATCCGTTCTCGATGTTCGAATTCACCCAGCTCGGAATCATCGTGCTGATCGTCGGCAGCATCTATCTCATGACCGTCGGCCACCGACTGTTGCCCGAGCGCGTCCCCGTCGAGGAGGACTACGTCCAGGAGTACGCCATCGAGGAGTACCTGACCGAGGTCGTCGTCGACGACGACTCGCCGATCGTCGGGACGACCGTCGAGGACGCCATCGATCACGTCGAGTTCGACGCCGACATCCTCCAGGTCGTCCGCGACGGCGAGGAGTTCATCGAACCGATCGGCCAGAAGACGATCCGTGAAGGGGACGTGTTGCGACTGCGCGCTGACCGCAATACCGTCCGGCAGTTCGTCGATCAGGAGACTCTCTCGCTCGTGGGGAACCCGCAGACGGTCGACGACCTCGAGCCGGACGAGGTGCCCGAGCGGACCCTCGTCGAAATCGTCGTCCCGCGGGGGTCGTTCCTCGTGGGCGAATCGCTCGCGAGTTCGACCTTCCGCCAGCGGTACGACGCGACGGTGCTGGCCTTCCGCAGTCGGGGCGAGACGGTCCGGGATCACATGGACGAGCGACGGATCCGCGTCGGTGACACGCTGCTGGTCCAGGCGGCCCCCGATAGCATCGACCGGCTCTCGCAGAACGACGACTTCATCGTCGCCCACGAACCCGAGGAACCGGACTACCGGAGCGAGAAGATCCCGCACGCGGTAGCGATCATGGCCGGCGTCGTCGGCTTCGTCGCCGTGCCCTGGGGGGCTGTCGGCGCCGCCCTCGCCGGTGCGACCGGCGTCGCGGCGTTCGAGGCGATGTCGGCGCTTTCGCTCCCGATCATGGTCACCGCGCTCGCGGGCGTCGTGGCGATGGTCGCGACGGGCGTCCTCAAGCCGACCGAGATCTACGACGCCGTCGAGTGGGACGTGATCTTCCTGCTGGCCGGCATCATCCCCCTCGGCATGGCCTTAGAACAGACCGGCGGCGCGGACCTGCTGGGGAGTCTCGTCGCCGCGACCGGTGCCTATCTCCCGGTCATCGGCGTCCTCTGGGTGTTCTACCTCGCGACCGGGCTCATCACGGGCGTCATCTCCAACAACGCGAGCGTCGTGTTGATGCTCCCGGTCGCCGTCGAGACCGCTTCCCAGATCGGCGCGAACGCGTTCGCGTTCGTGCTGGCGGTGACCTTCGCGGCCTCGACGGCGTTCCTCACGCCCGTGGGCTACCAGACGAATCTCTTCGTCTACGGCCCCGGCGGCTACAAGTTCATGGACTTCGTCCGCGTCGGCGCGCCGCTGCAGTTGCTGCTCTCCGTCGTGACGGTGCTCGGTATCGCGTTCTTCTGGGGGCTCTGA
- a CDS encoding Lrp/AsnC family transcriptional regulator, translated as MVHAFIMVKTAAGESEGSLAEIRGLEAVTDAHIVAGNYDIIAEVDGQEVYDVLETVSSSVQGLGGVSDTKTYIAMG; from the coding sequence ATGGTCCACGCGTTCATCATGGTGAAGACGGCCGCCGGAGAGTCCGAGGGGTCGCTCGCGGAAATCAGGGGCCTCGAGGCGGTGACCGACGCCCACATCGTCGCCGGCAACTACGACATCATCGCCGAGGTCGACGGCCAGGAGGTCTACGACGTTCTCGAGACCGTTTCCTCGAGCGTGCAGGGACTCGGCGGCGTCAGCGACACGAAGACCTACATCGCGATGGGGTGA